CAGGCGGCGCACCAGGAAGTCGTCGGGCAGCCACAGCCGCACCGCGATCGACAGCCCGATGCCGAGGAAGACGAACGGCAGGCTCTCGATCAGCACGCTCGCCGAGAGCGTGACGAAGTCCTGCGTGGCATCGGGCAGGTCGAACTCGCCCTGCGAGGTGGTCACGCGCACGGCGATGAGCCCGGCGACGATCGCGGCTGCGATGCCCGCGGCGATCGCGCGGCGACCGGTGAGGCCGCGCGCCGGGCCGGGGTCGCCCGTGGCGGGCGCGTGGTGGGTGTGGGACATCGAGAGACCAGCGTAGGTCGTTCGGGTGGCGGATGCCTCGGAGCCGCGTGGCCCCGAGGCATCCGCCCGCCCTCCCTACCCGAACACGACCGCGACCGCGTCGCCGAACAGCAGCTCGGGGTCGGCGTCGTCGAGCCCGCGGCGCTGGAACCAGGAGCACGCGTTCACGCAGTCGCGGTGCAGCAGGTCGAGCCCGTTCGGGTTGCCGACCACGTCGACGATCTGCGGCAGGTCGATCGCGACCACGCGGCCCTCGTGCACGAGCAGGTTGTACGGCGAGAGGTCGCCGTGCGCGTAGCCCGCCTGCGCGAACGCGAGCACGAGCGTGCGCACCTGCTCGAACCAGTCGTCGAGCTCGTGCGGCTCGGCGTGAGCTTGGGCGAGCCGGGGCGCTGCGCGGCCGTCGGTGCCGACGAACTCCATGAGCAGCTCGGTACCCGCGACCTGCACGGGGTAGGGCACGGGCAGGCCGGCCGCCCAGAGCTCCGAGAGCGCGGCGAACTCCGCGCCCGCCCAGCGACCGGCGGCGAGGGCGCGGCCGTAGGCGGAGCCGCGGGCGAGCGCGCGCGTGTCGCGCGTCTTCTTCTCGCGGCGGCCGGCCGTGTAGACGCCCGAGCGGCGGAAGTCGGAACGGTCGGCGGCCTTGTAGCGCTTCGCCGCGAGCACGACGCGCTGCCTGGGGTCGTCAGGCACGGCGCGCTCGACGAGGAACACGTCGGCCTCCTTGCCCGACTTCACGATGCCGAGCTCGGTGTCGACGGCCGAGGCCGAGGTCACGATCCAGTCGGGGCGCGGCTCGGGGCCGCGCTCGGTGGGGGTGGTCGCCGGCCACGTGGACCAGCGTTGCCCGTCGCCGGGTTCGAACTCATCGAACTCGAGCACGGGCCAGGGTGCGCCGGATGGCGCGAGGTCGTCTCCAGACAATTGGGGTCTCCAGGAACGTGGAGGCCGCCGGTGTCTAGCGGGAGGCCTCCGAGGGAAGGTGGTCGGCGAGGCGCACGACTTCGACGGTCTGCATGAGTCCTCTCCTTCCGTTCCGGTGGCGGATGCCGCTGAGCGGGCATCCGAGCGTGATACTACGCCGGTTCCCTGCGTGCGGCCAGTGTGCGCCGTGCCGGCCGGCCGTGCACCGCTGGCCGACGCGGCGCGGGCCGGCCGGCGCGAACGGCGACCGGGCGCTCAGGCGTCGACGGCCTCGACGCGGCCGCTCGCGATCGCGGCGAGCAGCGCGCGGTGGTCCTCCTCGGTGCGGTCCGCGTACGCGGTCGCGAACTCCGCGAGCGCCCGGGCGAGGCTCCTGCCGCGGCCCACGTACCCGGCGATCGTGGCCGCGTCACCGCCGCGGGCGTGTGCGCGTGCGAGCAGCACGCCGCAGTACTGCGCGTAGAGCCGCATCGTCTCCGGCTCCATGATCGACGGGTCGGCCGAGCCCTTCCAGTCGCGGAACTGGCGCATGTAGAAGTCACGGGGCACCCCGTCGAGCCCCTCGGCCGTGAGCCAGCCGAGCAGCACGTCGCTGAGCGCCTGCATGATGCGCTGGCCGCGCACGACGCGTTCGCCCTGGTGCGCGAACCCGCTCGGGCCTGTCGTCGACTCGAGCACCGAGCGCTGCGCCTCCTTGGCCTGCAGCATCAGGAGGTCGCGGCGGCCGTTGCCGCGCAGCAGCACGACCCATGCCCGGGTGCCGACGCTGCCGACGCCGACGACCTTCATCGCCGCGTCGACGAACGCGTAGCCGTCGAGCACCTGGCGCCGGTCGGGGGCGAGCGACTGCCGGTACCGCTCGAGGACCGCGGAGAGGTACTCCCGCGCCTCGACCTCGTCGAGGTCGCCGTGCTCGGCGATCTCGCGCAGCGGGGTGAGCAGCGGCGGCTGCGAGCGGAAGCGGGGCTCGCCGTCGACGACCTCCATCAGCTTGCGGGCGGCCTGTCGGCTGTCGCGCCGCTGCGCCTTCGCGAGCACCTTCGCCACGCGGTCGGCGGCCGTGGCGTCGAGCGCCTGCCCGGTGGCCTCGATCAGCGTCGACGCGCTGACCGTGGCGGTCGCGAGGCGCAGCCGTGCGGCGCCGGCCAGGCCGTCCATCGCCCCCGCGTAGGCGTGCACCACCTCAGCGACGATGTCGCCGCGCTCGTCGTCGTCGAAGCCCCGCGCGCGGGCAGCGAGTTCGAAGCTCGCCGCCATCCGCTTCAGGTCCCATTCGAAGGGACCGGGCGCGGTTTC
This portion of the Agromyces rhizosphaerae genome encodes:
- a CDS encoding serine protein kinase RIO, with translation MLEFDEFEPGDGQRWSTWPATTPTERGPEPRPDWIVTSASAVDTELGIVKSGKEADVFLVERAVPDDPRQRVVLAAKRYKAADRSDFRRSGVYTAGRREKKTRDTRALARGSAYGRALAAGRWAGAEFAALSELWAAGLPVPYPVQVAGTELLMEFVGTDGRAAPRLAQAHAEPHELDDWFEQVRTLVLAFAQAGYAHGDLSPYNLLVHEGRVVAIDLPQIVDVVGNPNGLDLLHRDCVNACSWFQRRGLDDADPELLFGDAVAVVFG
- a CDS encoding DUF2252 domain-containing protein, giving the protein MTIPASPEQAAESAARYGRGARRKAGRAARDDVPISEQARLAASDRDPVATLERQAESRVTSLIAIRHGRMAASPFAFYRGAAALMAHDLRREPDSGIVTWLCGDAHLSNVGLYASPERELVMDVNDFDETAPGPFEWDLKRMAASFELAARARGFDDDERGDIVAEVVHAYAGAMDGLAGAARLRLATATVSASTLIEATGQALDATAADRVAKVLAKAQRRDSRQAARKLMEVVDGEPRFRSQPPLLTPLREIAEHGDLDEVEAREYLSAVLERYRQSLAPDRRQVLDGYAFVDAAMKVVGVGSVGTRAWVVLLRGNGRRDLLMLQAKEAQRSVLESTTGPSGFAHQGERVVRGQRIMQALSDVLLGWLTAEGLDGVPRDFYMRQFRDWKGSADPSIMEPETMRLYAQYCGVLLARAHARGGDAATIAGYVGRGRSLARALAEFATAYADRTEEDHRALLAAIASGRVEAVDA